A genomic stretch from Selenomonas sp. AB3002 includes:
- a CDS encoding ParB/RepB/Spo0J family partition protein, translating into MTSSKPKGGLGTSMKAMGGQGLGALFGNTGVTAPAPENVRDKVQEIAVEEIVPNRYQPREEFDEAALSELTESVNRYGVLQPVLLRKLPDAGYELIAGERRLRAAKAAGLEKIPALVREFGDAEVSEIALIENLQREDLSVMEEARAYQRLIKDFGLKQEELSSRLGRSRSHIANTMRLLNLPGEVQALLMSGVLTAGQARPLLAIGDQELQMKAADYIQEHELSARQCEELAKRLAEEPGEIQEEAESKPAKPEPDIFLQEAAEKLKTLLGTQVQIKTGRKKSKVEIEFYSEEDLERILGLIGQHRAASNQDKIEKLRQFSQTGRFTV; encoded by the coding sequence GTGACAAGCAGCAAGCCTAAAGGTGGTTTGGGTACCAGCATGAAGGCCATGGGCGGCCAGGGCCTTGGCGCCCTGTTCGGCAATACCGGCGTGACAGCTCCTGCCCCGGAGAATGTGCGTGACAAGGTGCAGGAAATAGCCGTGGAGGAGATTGTTCCCAACCGCTATCAGCCCCGCGAGGAATTTGATGAGGCGGCTCTCTCCGAGCTTACTGAGTCTGTGAACCGCTACGGCGTCCTGCAGCCAGTGCTCTTGAGGAAGCTGCCGGATGCAGGCTATGAGTTGATTGCCGGGGAGCGCCGCCTGCGGGCAGCCAAGGCGGCAGGCCTTGAGAAAATTCCCGCCCTGGTGCGGGAGTTCGGCGACGCCGAGGTCAGTGAGATAGCCCTGATTGAGAACCTGCAGCGGGAAGACCTTTCTGTCATGGAAGAGGCCAGGGCCTATCAGCGGCTCATCAAGGATTTCGGGCTGAAGCAGGAGGAACTTTCCTCCCGTCTGGGCCGCAGCCGCTCTCATATCGCCAACACCATGCGCCTGCTGAATCTGCCCGGTGAGGTCCAGGCACTCCTCATGAGCGGCGTGCTCACTGCCGGACAGGCCAGGCCCCTGCTGGCCATTGGCGACCAGGAGCTGCAGATGAAGGCTGCAGACTACATCCAGGAGCACGAGCTTTCGGCCCGCCAGTGCGAGGAACTGGCGAAAAGGCTGGCAGAAGAGCCCGGAGAGATTCAGGAGGAAGCTGAATCAAAGCCAGCAAAGCCTGAGCCGGACATCTTCCTCCAGGAGGCGGCAGAAAAGCTGAAGACCTTGTTGGGCACCCAGGTGCAGATCAAGACTGGCAGGAAAAAGAGCAAGGTGGAAATAGAATTCTACTCGGAAGAGGATCTGGAGCGCATCCTGGGCCTGATCGGGCAGCACAGGGCAGCCAGCAATCAGGACAAGATCGAGAAGCTCCGGCAGTTCTCCCAGACGGGAAGATTCACTGTGTAA
- a CDS encoding M23 family metallopeptidase has protein sequence MDTNKESNSYTIKVIPSGEGKVKSVRLPVTLLKYGLGSLAVLGLLFVGALSFAVYASFTAKSGSAEINDLRSVNSIQQEQLLQLSKKANALQDEMDQLTSLEADLRRQSGMAPASDEGSGGDGTHDGQGGPYTEPDLGNVREALSQVERKIAVRKESLQSLQKEIKARQEAMGTVVAGGFTIQSITVPSIWPCKGDVSSPYGLRWGGSDFHPGIDIANDMGTPIVATADGVVEVAGWNSGGYGNMVDIDHGNGLMTRYGHASQVVVTAGQHVKRGQIIAYMGSTGFSTGPHCHYEVHVNGQVVNPATYL, from the coding sequence TTGGACACTAATAAGGAATCTAATTCCTATACGATCAAAGTAATCCCCTCCGGGGAGGGGAAGGTCAAGTCTGTGAGGCTGCCTGTGACGCTGCTCAAGTACGGTTTGGGCTCTCTGGCGGTGTTGGGATTGCTCTTTGTGGGAGCCCTGAGTTTTGCGGTCTACGCCAGCTTCACGGCCAAAAGCGGCTCGGCAGAGATAAATGACCTGCGTTCTGTGAACAGCATCCAGCAGGAACAGCTGCTGCAGCTCTCCAAAAAGGCCAATGCCCTGCAGGATGAGATGGATCAGCTTACTTCCCTGGAGGCAGACCTGCGCCGCCAGTCCGGCATGGCACCTGCCAGTGATGAGGGCAGCGGCGGGGATGGCACCCACGATGGCCAGGGCGGCCCTTATACAGAGCCGGATTTAGGCAATGTGCGAGAGGCTCTTTCCCAGGTGGAGCGCAAAATCGCTGTGCGGAAGGAATCCCTGCAGTCCCTGCAGAAGGAAATCAAGGCCCGTCAGGAGGCCATGGGCACAGTGGTGGCAGGTGGCTTTACCATCCAGTCCATCACTGTGCCTTCCATCTGGCCCTGCAAGGGTGATGTGAGCTCACCCTACGGCCTGCGCTGGGGCGGCTCTGACTTCCACCCGGGCATCGACATCGCCAACGACATGGGCACCCCCATTGTAGCCACCGCTGATGGCGTGGTAGAAGTGGCCGGCTGGAACTCCGGCGGCTACGGCAACATGGTGGACATCGACCACGGCAACGGCCTCATGACCCGCTACGGCCATGCCTCCCAGGTGGTGGTCACCGCCGGCCAGCATGTGAAGCGCGGCCAGATCATCGCCTACATGGGCAGCACGGGCTTCTCCACGGGCCCGCATTGCCACTATGAGGTGCATGTGAACGGCCAGGTGGTGAACCCGGCAACATATCTCTGA
- a CDS encoding sigma-70 family RNA polymerase sigma factor encodes METIGLVPASRWNNLAKEALYDEAAFDELYDHFFPIIYNVIYVRVKNSAVADDIVGDTFMKMTQSLGSFDPEKASFATWLSRIAMRTLTDYYRWQSHRQNVEWDDVFSPAVEEKDRPEGHLLEKEGRSELLLALDKLSEREQHIIHLKFWGEMSNKEIAETMDMTPSNVGVVLHRAMGQLKKILGERRLL; translated from the coding sequence ATGGAAACTATTGGATTGGTACCGGCAAGCCGATGGAATAACTTGGCTAAGGAGGCTCTGTATGACGAGGCTGCCTTCGACGAGCTTTATGACCATTTCTTTCCCATCATTTACAATGTTATCTATGTCAGAGTGAAGAACAGTGCTGTAGCTGACGATATTGTGGGCGACACCTTCATGAAGATGACCCAGAGCCTGGGCTCCTTTGACCCGGAAAAGGCTTCCTTTGCCACTTGGCTCTCCCGCATTGCCATGCGGACCCTGACTGACTATTACCGCTGGCAGAGCCACAGGCAGAATGTGGAGTGGGATGATGTATTCTCTCCCGCGGTGGAGGAAAAGGACAGGCCTGAGGGGCACCTTTTGGAAAAGGAGGGCAGGAGCGAGCTGCTGCTGGCCTTGGACAAGCTCTCCGAACGAGAACAGCATATCATCCACCTGAAGTTCTGGGGGGAGATGTCCAACAAGGAAATAGCTGAGACCATGGATATGACCCCCTCAAATGTAGGCGTGGTGCTCCATAGGGCCATGGGACAGCTGAAGAAGATACTGGGAGAAAGGCGTCTTCTATGA
- a CDS encoding ParA family protein: MAKIIAIANQKGGVGKTTTAVDLAACLAAKKKKTMLVDCDPQGNASSGLGIDKSALEKTIYHVLMGGVDAKDALVQTEFKVDVLPANINLAGAEVELVAAISRETRLKKALDAVRDDYDYIILDCPPSLGLLTLNALAAADSVLMPIQCEFYALEGVVQLLNTIGLVKNNLNANLEVEGVLMTMYDSRTRLSEQVVAEVRENFGDKMYKTIIPRTVRLSEAPSYGQPIIAYDKKSRGSEVYMDLAKEVIARDKQQA, translated from the coding sequence GTGGCCAAGATTATCGCGATAGCCAATCAGAAAGGCGGCGTGGGCAAGACTACCACGGCGGTTGATCTGGCGGCTTGTTTGGCGGCTAAGAAAAAGAAGACCATGCTGGTGGACTGCGACCCTCAGGGGAATGCTTCCAGCGGTCTGGGCATAGATAAATCTGCCTTGGAGAAAACCATCTACCATGTACTTATGGGCGGGGTGGATGCGAAGGATGCTCTGGTGCAGACGGAGTTCAAGGTTGATGTGCTGCCTGCCAATATCAATCTGGCAGGGGCAGAGGTGGAGCTGGTAGCGGCTATTTCACGTGAAACACGCTTGAAAAAGGCACTGGATGCAGTGCGGGATGATTATGACTACATCATCCTGGACTGCCCTCCCTCCTTGGGGCTTCTGACCCTGAATGCACTGGCGGCGGCTGACTCTGTGCTGATGCCTATCCAGTGCGAGTTCTACGCCCTGGAGGGTGTGGTGCAGCTGCTGAATACCATCGGACTGGTGAAGAACAACCTCAACGCCAATCTGGAGGTAGAGGGCGTGCTCATGACCATGTACGATTCCCGCACCCGCCTTTCGGAGCAGGTGGTGGCAGAGGTCAGGGAGAACTTCGGGGACAAGATGTATAAGACCATCATTCCCCGTACGGTGAGACTGTCTGAGGCTCCCTCCTATGGGCAGCCCATTATCGCCTACGACAAGAAATCCAGAGGTTCGGAAGTCTATATGGATCTGGCAAAGGAGGTCATTGCCCGTGACAAGCAGCAAGCCTAA
- a CDS encoding DUF4446 family protein, with protein sequence MDIQVISNFVLNNLMFIVAGLGILVILMYVVILNLYFDLRRMKKRYKKMMTGVESGNLERMLIGHIDEVQRVKEQNTALEVENQKLDNLLQQALTRVGMVRYRAFEDMGGDLSYAVAMLDAHNNGVILSSVFGREGSQAYAKPIENGSSSYKLTEEEQQALREAMAHA encoded by the coding sequence ATGGATATTCAGGTAATAAGCAACTTTGTGCTAAATAATCTCATGTTCATTGTGGCAGGGCTGGGGATACTGGTAATTCTCATGTATGTGGTCATCTTGAACCTGTACTTCGACCTGCGCCGCATGAAGAAGCGTTATAAGAAGATGATGACAGGTGTGGAGAGCGGCAATCTGGAACGCATGCTCATCGGCCATATCGACGAAGTGCAGCGGGTGAAGGAGCAGAACACGGCTTTGGAGGTGGAAAACCAGAAGCTGGACAACCTCCTGCAGCAGGCTCTGACCCGGGTGGGCATGGTGCGCTATCGTGCCTTCGAGGATATGGGAGGCGACCTCAGTTACGCCGTAGCCATGCTGGATGCCCACAATAACGGTGTGATCCTCTCCAGCGTGTTTGGCCGGGAGGGTTCCCAGGCTTACGCCAAACCCATCGAGAACGGCAGCTCCAGCTACAAGCTGACGGAAGAAGAACAGCAGGCTCTGCGGGAGGCCATGGCACACGCATGA